A segment of the Luteolibacter arcticus genome:
GGCCTGATCGGCATCGTCTTCGTCATCCACGTGCTGCCGATGCTCGCCCACCGCGTCACCCACGCCGTCTATGACAGTGGCGAGGAGGTGGAAAAGGATCCAATGCACGATGCCCGCTCCAAGGTCGCGCAGGGCGATTGGGAAGGGGCGATCGAGGCGTTCCGCCAAGCGGCGGCGGCCGATCCGCTCAACCGCCTGCCCTACGTCGAGATCTCGAAGATCCAGCTCGAGCAGCTTGAGGACCCTTCCTCCGCGGTCCAGACGCTGCGCCAGGCGATCGAGGGCCAGGAGTGGCAGGAAAACGACGCCGCATACCTCATGTTCCGCTTGGCGGGAATTTACGACGAACACATGCAGGACCGCACCTCGGCCGCGACCATCATGCAGCAGGTGATGGAGCAGTTCCCGGAAAGCCGCCACTCGGCCAACGCCCGCCACAAGCTCCACGAGTGGGGGCTTGTCTGAGGTCATGCGTGCCAAGCTCCGCCACTGGGTGGAGCTCCACCCCCTCCTGTGGGCCGCGCTGCTCGCGGTCGCGGCGGTGGCGGTGGCCGATGGGCACGTGGTCGCCGGGGTAGGGATGGGCCTGCTGATCTTGGCGGCGATCCTGTCGGCCGGGCGGGTCCATATCGCGGTTGCGGCCATCGGTTTCGCGGTCTTGGCCGGCTGGCTTCACGGCCAGCGGGTGGTGCCGCAGAGGGCCGCGCAGCAATGGGTGGCGGATTCCGGCGGGGTGTCGGCCACCGCGACGGCGAGGGTGCTTGCCGAGCCGCGGGGAACCGGCGGCGGCTGGTCGGCACTGGTCCGGATCGAGAGCGGCGGCCCGCCGGGGAAAGTGTCGTGGCTGGGGTTCGGCCCGGCGCCCGGGAAGGGCGCGAAGATCGAGGCACGCGGGCGTTTCCTGCCCTTTCCGACGAAAAGGAACCCGGGTGAATTTGACGTGGCGAGCTGGCTCCACCGTCAGGGAGCGTGGGGCACCTTCGAAGCGGGCGGCCTCGCCAAGCAGCTTGAACCTCCATCCGCCCTCGACCAAGCGGCCGGCAAGGCGCGGGCCTGGTTCCGCGAAGCGGTGACCGCCGGGCTGGACCCGCAGGGGCAGGAGGCGGCGGTGATCCGGGCGATGGTGCTGGGCGAGATGCCTCAGAACGAGGACGTGATGATCGAGGCGTATCGCCAGAGCGGGACGCTCCATGTCTTCTCGGTCAGCGGCATGCACGTGGCCATGGTCGGCCTGATCGTCTGGTGGGTCCTGCAGCTCTGGGTCCCGCGGCGGGTGGCGGTATTCGTGATCATCGCGGCGATGCTCGGCTATGTGTGGATCACCGGGATGAAACCTCCGTCCGTGCGTGCGCTCACGATGGCGACGGTGGTACTGGCTGCGTTCGTATTCCGACGACGCCCGGACCTGCTCAATGCGCTGGGCCTCGCCCTGCTGGCGGCGCTGCTGGCTGATGGGCACCTGCTTTTCCAAGTGGGCGTCCAGCTTTCCTTCGGGGTGGTGGCCGCCATCGGGATCGGCGCGGGGCTGACACGGCCGTATTTCGCCTTTTTGGTGAGAAAGGAGCCCTACCTGCCGAGGCAGCTCTACGGGCGCTGGCGGAAGGCGTGGCTGTGGTTTCGTCAAAAATGCGCGTCCGCGATGGGTGCGTCCACGGCTGCCAGCCTCGGCTCCTTGCCGCTGACCTTCTGGCATTTCGGGTTCGTCTCGTGGGTCTCGGCGCTGGCAAGTCCGCTGATCGGGCTGCCGGTGCTCGGGCTGATGATCCTGGCGCTGACTGCAACGGCACTGGCGCCCTTTCCCGCCGCCCAGCAGCAGGTCAATCGCCTGAACGGGCGCATGGCGTGGTGCTGCACCAAGCTTGCCACCTTCTTCGCCGCGATCCCCGCCGGGAATACCACTCGCCCGCGTGGCCGGCCGGCCGACGATTTCCTGATCGTCTATGACACCGGCTACGGCGGCGGGACGGCCTGCCTGCATGACGGGGAAACGTCGGTGCTCTTCGACACGGCCCACCGTCCGGGATTCCACCGGACGGTGCTGCCCTCGTTGCGGACCCTTGCGCTACGACCGCAAAGCATCGTGCTGAGCCATCCGGACGGCGGGCATCTCGGAGGCACGGTGGAGGCGCTCGATGCGTTCCCGGTGCGGCAAATCCTCCTGCCGGTCGAGCGGGCCCGCAGCACGGGCTTCCGCGACATCATGGCCGTTTCGCGGGACCGGGGAATTGCCACGTCGCTTGGTGCCAAGGGACAGCGATACACCATTTCTCCCGAAGCGTGGTTCGAGGTTCTTCATCAGCCCGACGCCCGCAATTGGAATGCCGTGGCAGACGAGCGGGTGATGGTCACGCGGCTTCACTGGCGCGGCTGGCGCGTCCTTTTCACCGCGGACGCCGGCCTGGCCACCGAACGCGCGATGCTGGAAGCCGGCGGCGATCTCCAAGCAGACGTGATTGTGGCGGGGCGGCACGGGAATGATTCCTCGCTCGGGGATGACTTCCTCGCGGCGGTGCGGCCAAAAGCCATCATCGCCGGTCACGCGGATTTCCCGCCGGAAGAACGGATACCGGCCGATTGGGCGGCGGCCTGCGAGGAGCAGGGAATCCGGGTCTTTCACCAAGGCCAGACCGGCGCGGTTACATTGGTCGTGGAGGAAGACGGCGCGCTGGTGATCCGCGGATTTCTGGATGGCTCCGAGCTGAGGCTACGCCGGTGATTTCCGCAGCCACAGCCCTTGCAGAGTCTTGCCCTCGCTCTCCCACAGGAGCTGGAAGTCGGTCTTGGGGTAAAAGAACGCGTCCTCCGGCCAATCGAGCCGCTCGAACTTGCCGAACGCCGCGACCTTTCCCTCGACCCACTCGAAATATTCGGGGTGGTCGGTCTTGAAGAGAAATTCGCCGCCGGGTTCGAGCAGGTCCCAGATCGCTTGCAGGAATTCCTCCTGAATGAGCCGCCGCCGGTGGTGGCGCAGCTTCGGCCACGGGTCCGGGCACAGCAGGTGCAGGCGGGAAACCGACTCGCGCGGCAGCAGCCACTCCGCGGTGTAGCGGCTCTCCAGGCGCAGCACCCGGGCATTCGTCAGGCCGAGCTTGCCGATGCGCTTGCAGACCTTCCGGACGCGGCCGAGCAGGCGTTCCACGCCGATGAAGTCGCGCTCCGGATAGCGGGCGGCCATTTCCAACAGGAACTTCCCGTCGCCGCAGCCGAGGTCGATTTCCAGCGGCCGTCCCTCGCGGACGAGCTCGTGCTTCTCCAGCCGCCGGAAATAATCGGCGGGCACGAATTCCTGGGGATCGGGGACGCGGTCAGGGCGCTGTGCTTCCATCGCACCGCGTTTCCAGACCGTACGAGCAAGTCTTTCAAGGCTTTCTTGGAACTTGGAACTTCTTACTCGGCACTTCAGGCTTCCGGGTTCCCGCTTGACGCTGTTTCCACCCATTCCCTAGCCTCCGCAACCGTGGCGCTGGCACCAATGCCGCCCGGGTCTCCTCAACCTAACCGCTTTCACACCGCCGTGGACCTCAAGGAAATCCGCAAGATCGTCGAACTCATGAACGAGCACGGGCTCACCCTCTTCGACATGTCGAAGGAGGGCTTCCATCTGAAGCTCCGCAAGGGCCAGGATCTCGAGTCGCTACGCGGACTCCTCGGCAGCCTGCCCATGGCCGCCCCCGGATATGCTCTTCCCCCCGCCGCCGCGGGTCCGGCCGCCGCAGCCTCCGCCCCGGCCGCCGCGCCTAAGGAAGATGGCACCGCCATCACTTCCCCGATGGTCGGCACGTTCTACCGCAAACCCGATCCGGAGTCGCCGGCTTTCGTCAGTGTCGGCGATGTCGTCAGCGAAGGCCAGACGCTCTGCATCATCGAGGCGATGAAGGTCATGAACGAGATCAAGGCGGAGAAGTCCGGCACCATCACTGCGGTGCTAGTGGACGACTCCACGCCGGTCCAGTACGGCGACGTCCTCTTCCGCATCAAATGAGTTGAGTGTCTTTGGTTGAGAGCCGAGAGCCCCGCTCCGGGCTTCCCGCCGCTCTCAACTCTCAACAACCCACCTTCAACTGATCCTTCATGTTCAAGCGCGTCCTGGTCGCCAACCGCGGTGAAATCGCCCTCCGCATCATCCGCGCCTGCCGCGAACTCGGCGTCGAATCCGTGGCCGTCTATTCCGAGGCCGATGTCGATTCGATGCACGTCCAACTCGCCGACGAGGCGGTCTGCATCGGCCCCGCGCCGAGCAAGGAGAGCTACCTGAAGCCCGACCGCATCATCGCCGCCGCCGAGATCACCGAGGCGGAAGCGATTCACCCGGGCTACGGCTTCCTTTCCGAGAACGCCCGCTTCGCCGAGATCTGCGAAAGCTGCAACTTCCAGTTCATCGGGCCGTCCGCCAAGGTCATCTCGATGATGGGCGACAAGGCCACCGCCCGCGCCACCGCGGTGGCGAATGGCGTGCCCGTAACACCCGGCTCCGAAATCCTGGCCGATGCCAAGGAGGGCCTCTCCGAAGCCAAACGCATCGGCTTCCCCGTGATGATCAAGGCCACCGCCGGTGGTGGTGGCCGCGGCATGCGCCCCTGCTTCAAGGAAGAGGAGTTCGAAGCGCAATTCCGCGCGGCTTCGGGTGAAGCGCTGGCGGCCTTCGGCAATGGCGAATGCTACCTTGAGAAGCTGGTGCTCAATCCGCACCACATCGAATTCCAGGTCATCGCCGACCGCCACGGGAATTTCATCCAGCTCGGCGAGCGCGATTGCTCGATGCAGCGCCGCAACCAGAAGATCATCGAGGAATGTCCGTCGCCGCTGCTCGGGCCCGAACTCCGCGCCCGCATGGCCGAGGCCTCGGTGAACCTGATCAAGAACATCGGTTACGAGAACGCCGGCACCATCGAGTACCTCGTCGATGAGAAGGGCGAGGACTTCTACTTCATGGAGATGAACACCCGCATCCAGGTGGAGCATCCCGTGACGGAAGAGGTGATGGGCTGCGAACTCATCAAGGAGCAGATCCGCATCGCCGCCGGCGAGCCACTCTCCGGCCATGTCCTCAATGCAGCACCGCGAGGCCACTCCATCGAGTGCCGCATCAATGCCGAGGACCCGTTCAACAATTTCTGCCCCAGCCCGGGCAAGATCGATATGTGGTATGCCCCGGGTGGCAAGGGCGTGCGGGTCGATACCCACGTCTATTCCGGCTACGCGGTCCCGCCGAACTACGACTCGATGATCGCCAAGCTCATCGTCACCGGTGCCAACCGCGAGATCGCCATCG
Coding sequences within it:
- a CDS encoding tetratricopeptide repeat protein; its protein translation is MKWGLYVVLVLVTLFCWANFVKAGKEVTESQQKLEQVRNDGEESEEVIKGLDSKVQNAAGNRFVNGLLLTFLSAGLIGIVFVIHVLPMLAHRVTHAVYDSGEEVEKDPMHDARSKVAQGDWEGAIEAFRQAAAADPLNRLPYVEISKIQLEQLEDPSSAVQTLRQAIEGQEWQENDAAYLMFRLAGIYDEHMQDRTSAATIMQQVMEQFPESRHSANARHKLHEWGLV
- a CDS encoding ComEC/Rec2 family competence protein, translating into MRAKLRHWVELHPLLWAALLAVAAVAVADGHVVAGVGMGLLILAAILSAGRVHIAVAAIGFAVLAGWLHGQRVVPQRAAQQWVADSGGVSATATARVLAEPRGTGGGWSALVRIESGGPPGKVSWLGFGPAPGKGAKIEARGRFLPFPTKRNPGEFDVASWLHRQGAWGTFEAGGLAKQLEPPSALDQAAGKARAWFREAVTAGLDPQGQEAAVIRAMVLGEMPQNEDVMIEAYRQSGTLHVFSVSGMHVAMVGLIVWWVLQLWVPRRVAVFVIIAAMLGYVWITGMKPPSVRALTMATVVLAAFVFRRRPDLLNALGLALLAALLADGHLLFQVGVQLSFGVVAAIGIGAGLTRPYFAFLVRKEPYLPRQLYGRWRKAWLWFRQKCASAMGASTAASLGSLPLTFWHFGFVSWVSALASPLIGLPVLGLMILALTATALAPFPAAQQQVNRLNGRMAWCCTKLATFFAAIPAGNTTRPRGRPADDFLIVYDTGYGGGTACLHDGETSVLFDTAHRPGFHRTVLPSLRTLALRPQSIVLSHPDGGHLGGTVEALDAFPVRQILLPVERARSTGFRDIMAVSRDRGIATSLGAKGQRYTISPEAWFEVLHQPDARNWNAVADERVMVTRLHWRGWRVLFTADAGLATERAMLEAGGDLQADVIVAGRHGNDSSLGDDFLAAVRPKAIIAGHADFPPEERIPADWAAACEEQGIRVFHQGQTGAVTLVVEEDGALVIRGFLDGSELRLRR
- the trmB gene encoding tRNA (guanosine(46)-N7)-methyltransferase TrmB, which encodes MPADYFRRLEKHELVREGRPLEIDLGCGDGKFLLEMAARYPERDFIGVERLLGRVRKVCKRIGKLGLTNARVLRLESRYTAEWLLPRESVSRLHLLCPDPWPKLRHHRRRLIQEEFLQAIWDLLEPGGEFLFKTDHPEYFEWVEGKVAAFGKFERLDWPEDAFFYPKTDFQLLWESEGKTLQGLWLRKSPA
- the accB gene encoding acetyl-CoA carboxylase biotin carboxyl carrier protein, which gives rise to MDLKEIRKIVELMNEHGLTLFDMSKEGFHLKLRKGQDLESLRGLLGSLPMAAPGYALPPAAAGPAAAASAPAAAPKEDGTAITSPMVGTFYRKPDPESPAFVSVGDVVSEGQTLCIIEAMKVMNEIKAEKSGTITAVLVDDSTPVQYGDVLFRIK
- the accC gene encoding acetyl-CoA carboxylase biotin carboxylase subunit: MFKRVLVANRGEIALRIIRACRELGVESVAVYSEADVDSMHVQLADEAVCIGPAPSKESYLKPDRIIAAAEITEAEAIHPGYGFLSENARFAEICESCNFQFIGPSAKVISMMGDKATARATAVANGVPVTPGSEILADAKEGLSEAKRIGFPVMIKATAGGGGRGMRPCFKEEEFEAQFRAASGEALAAFGNGECYLEKLVLNPHHIEFQVIADRHGNFIQLGERDCSMQRRNQKIIEECPSPLLGPELRARMAEASVNLIKNIGYENAGTIEYLVDEKGEDFYFMEMNTRIQVEHPVTEEVMGCELIKEQIRIAAGEPLSGHVLNAAPRGHSIECRINAEDPFNNFCPSPGKIDMWYAPGGKGVRVDTHVYSGYAVPPNYDSMIAKLIVTGANREIAIARMKRALGEFMIRGIKTTIPFQQEIIAHPDFAAGTYDIGWVARYLEERKG